From the genome of Rhododendron vialii isolate Sample 1 chromosome 10a, ASM3025357v1:
GACGGATTTGTGGATATTGACTTGAAGGCTTTGGAGCTTCTTCTCAAGTCGGTATTTGAGGTCTTCTTCGATTTGGTTAAAGGAGATGCGGATTTGCAGAtgttgatttgagagctttagAGCTTGGTCTCAAATCGGTAtttgagatcttcttcaatttggttgaaGGAGACTAATGATTTGTGGACTTGGCTTGAACATTCTTCAGGACTTGGATCGATGCTTTGAACTGAAGAGCGTCTGGCTTGATGTGGACTTGAAAGATTCTGAAGGGCCTTCGCAGCTGTGGTTTTCAGAACTCCGGAAGCTTGGAGATTTGACTTAATGTTTTTCGAAACTTTGATCTGGAGAACCTTCTTATTTGATGTGAACTtgacttgaatgttcttcgaAGCTTTGAAGTTTTGATTTGAAGGACCTTCTTGTTGGATGCACATTTGAAGAATTCTGAAGGTTTgagggctttgatcttcagaactCTGGAGCTTGTATGCTTCAATGTGTAGATTggaaaaatatgaaaagaagcacctctatttataaggaTGTGGGATGGAGACTCCAACCCTAACCTTCCATATTAATCcctttaattatttcctttattaaaaatgaataataattatttgataattaccttttcttttccttttattttagaaaaaggtaattatatataaagagatatattattattcacCAAGTAGCCTAATTTGACTAGCcggacttgataaaataataattgtgtcattttgacaTGTGGCACTATTTGATTGGTCCGTTTACATGTCTCTGATTTTTTACCACGGACACTTGGCATCACTTGATTGGCCCATCCATGAAATTTTGACTTATAGGCACTTGGCGACATTTCATTGGCCAATTTGTATGCCCTAGCAACACATGGCGATTTGTGATAGGTTAAAATTTTTACATGCCTACAGTGGGTTTGGCACTTCGGCTGTCGCGCCAAGCAATGTTACACATTATAATCGATCATGTATCATGTTCGGCCTTATGCACTCTCATGTGGTGCTACCGACCTGGCTATGTGTCTCGTACGTGGTCGGGGTTATCTTCTATGATGCACCCTTGCGTGGTGTCAAACATTCTTCCACGGGCGTATTTCCTTTTGTTCGGGAAGACCTCTCTACACCATTCTCTCACATTGTCGTGGACTTTGTCCCTCCGGCTGTATCTTTCAACTTTTGGTTGAAATCCCTTTCCTTATCCCTAATAAATTGTTACTTTCgccaaccaaataaaaaaaaattggtccaAGCTaggttttttcttcctttttttttccaaagaaGACATAGTTCGTGTTTATGGGATCCACccttatgtgtatatatgttacTTACGAGTGACCTGTGTTTTATGTATAGTTGTTTAGTATTATTTTATACTACTCCTGTCTCCTAACTAGTACTTTGAAAACTCCAACGTACGAGATACTATATAGCCTATAAATACCCACGTAAATTAAGCCCCCCAAAGAATCCATTACCACCTTGAATATCAGTCCAACAAAATCTCCCACTCCTATCTAGTAGTTCACTTCGACCTTCGCTATTATACAAACAACAGTCCTTTCTAGCTACTCTCTTATCTCGAAATATGAAGCCCGTTTCTGCAACTCTGCTGATTGTTTCGCTTCTTCTTACCTCATCTCTCCTCAGAACCACCGCGGCTCAGGCTGATACAagtgcatctctctctctctctctctctctctctctctctctcaacgtaCATTTATATGTTAAGATAATACAAGTCACAGATTGGTTAGTATGAACTATGAAATGGGTGATCATTTAATGTAGTGCATGGAATTTCTCCACTGAAATTCACACTTGTTTTTAAAAATCACTACAGTGTCTATGTTTATGTATGACCTATAAAGCTAGCTTGTTTTTGAAAGGGTTTGGTTTCTCTAGAAGGGTTGTGCATACATATGTCCAGACATGTCCGTTGCACGTGGATTTCACATAATAATACAGAGCCCTCACGTATCGGACGGTTCCAAATAAATCCATATCAAAATCTGTACCGTAGGCAGCATTCCTCCGTTTTTAAACTATCTAGCTCATACAGTTACCAAAGAGAATCAATTCCCTCCACAATTAACATGAGTGATTTtttatgtgtgttttttctgATTGATTAATTATTGTTTGGGTATAGGTTATCCTTGCAATTCCAAGTGCCAGGACAGGTGCGCCTTGGCTGGAGAGAAAAAGCGTTGCCTGGATTACTGCGGGATTTGTTGCCAAATATGCAAATGTGTGCCTCCGGGTACGTCCGGAAACAAGTCAGAGTGCCCTTGCTACGGAGGCTTGCGCAACTCCAAGGACACCTCCAAGTgcccttagagagagagagagagagaaataaatgaATAAAAGCAAAATGCCCCAAGATCTGATCATTTCCCTAGCTCTCTGTTCTGTAAGACTGTAactttcggtttttttttttttgatccgcgactGTAACTTTTTGTTACTTTTGACTTTTTAGCAAATATCAAAAGCAAGTAGTGTAATCCTACAAGCTAAGTCAAAGCTAGCATGCCTGAGTAGATCAACACTATATATTTGTTTTCCAAGTTTGTATGTATTGTGATTCTAGTTAACTTGTGTAAGATTTGGGGTTCAAAATGTACTTTCGGTGGTTGTAGGTATAATTTCAAATTATTCTCATCTTTCTTCTTACTTCTTACCGCCTCTAACTATGGATACACcatgcctatcaaaaaaaaaaactatggatacaccatttggtgtacgTACACTAAATAAGGTCTTGAAAGGGCTCATGGTcatggagatgctcttatgtgGATGCATGCAAACTAGGATATACGTTGAGGGTTGCGTTGGGCAATCTAACAGATCTGGTAAGTGCAGTCACCAAATGCCTCTATGAATTACAAGAACATGAAACTCATGCTCCAGTAAGTCCAAGGGGGAAAATGTTGAGGTAATcgcagcgagagagagagagagagagagagagagagagagagagagaaagagaggttgaaggagacagagagagagaggttgaagCCTTGTCTGCAGGGAGTAGTAGGCCCAAGTCATATGCTGGTGACTGAGTCGTGCGACCTGGGAAACCGCTTCAAAGGTTTCAGCTAGAGATCTCAATCAGTAGCATGGGAGGCCTTCACCATCTTAAGTCGTATGGGGCTTTCCGGCTTTGTACAAGTCCTATAGGGCTTGGTATGAGGGATTGTTATTATTCTAAGTAGTTCACTCTCAATATAAGATCAAGGTATGAGGGATTGTTATTATTCTAGGTAGTTCACTCTCAATATAAGATCAAAATCGATCTCAGGCCTAACCTTTTGGTGCACAAGTCATGAGATGATGTCTTGGGCTCAAACCTCCAAGTCGCAATGCTCTAATAGTCTCGAGGTGATATTTGACCTTGCTCCCAACTAAAGTAGTGTCATTTTCATTAAGTGGAGAAGGTTCTCAAAAGGACCAAGCAACTACACAAACGAATGCTGGACTTGTATTTGGATAGGGCATTTCCGTCCTTGGTTGATTTATGTTGCTAAGATGTCACTCACAGGAACCAAGCAAGCTTGGGCGACCAGATGATAGATGCTTGAGGCCGAGGGCCACAATCAATTCAGAGAGTAACCCTTATGCTTAATGGAGATACTGTTGTCTTAAAACCACAAAAAGTTAGTCGAGTTAGAATATGGCAACAACTAAATGACTTTCCTCCTGAAAACTTAACTTCAGAGCTCTGAAGTTTGTCGAAATGCACGCAAACTAATTCGGACACCCTATTATCCTAAAAAGAAGAGATGATGACTCATGGGTGGCTTGACAAGTGTCACCTTGTTATG
Proteins encoded in this window:
- the LOC131303866 gene encoding peamaclein-like; the encoded protein is MKPVSATLLIVSLLLTSSLLRTTAAQADTSYPCNSKCQDRCALAGEKKRCLDYCGICCQICKCVPPGTSGNKSECPCYGGLRNSKDTSKCP